Part of the Deltaproteobacteria bacterium genome, AGATGCTCAACCGCGATGTTCAGGTTATGGACGCCATACGGTCCCTCCCGGAGTGCAGAGAGGATACGGGAGCGATTGAAGAGATCAAGCGCCTCCATAGGATCAGAAGCCTTCAGGTAAGCGGTATATCGTTCCGTAATCCAGTCTTTGAGCCGGCGCGGCAGTTCATCCGGTCGGGGCAGGCTCTTCCAGTGGATGTCTCCGTACTTTTCGTTCCGGATGAGGTCGATTGCCTGCGGGCCGTTGCCGGCATTCACTGCCTGACTAACAGCACGGATTCCGCTAGTTGTGCTGAAGCGATAGCTTTTAGTCAGTTGGATGATGCAATCATTCATGCCCGCCTTGGGTGTACCTGATGCGCTATCGCTAATCTCTTCACCTGTTGCCCGGCGGCAGTCTTCGATAAATGAAGGCGAAAACCGGTGAATATTTCCCGTATCACAGATATCGCCGAGAACTGATCCCGCCTCGACCGACGCCAGTTGATCCTTGTCCCCCAAGAGGATGAGGCGGGATTGGGGCCGGATAGCCTGTACCAGTCTGGAAAAGAGGGCAAGGTCCACCATGGAAGCCTCATCGATGATAACGATATCGAAGGGCAGGGGGTTCTCCTCGTTGAAGCGGAAGGAGGGAGAATTCGGGATGCTTCCGAGGAGCCTGTGGATAGTTGAGGCTTCATCGGGAATGGACGTTTTCACGGATTCACTACAGTTCAATCCCGACTTTGCTTTTTTTATGGATTCCTGGAGTCGGCCAGCAGCCTTTCCCGTGGGTGCGGTCAGGGCGATATTCAACTGTCCATCGCGGTTTTGTTCGATGAGAAGGGCAAGTATCCGGGCTACCGCGAAGGTCTTGCCGGTTCCCGGTCCTCCGGAAATGACGCATAACCCATTTCTGAGAGAAGCAAAGGCAGCGATTTTCCGCCAGTCAATGTCTGTTTCCCCGTTACTGTCGCTACGCGGGAAAATCCGCTCAAAACTATCCTCCATGTGCAGTTCGTCAAATGCCTCGAATTTATTGCCTGCAAGGTCTTTCAATACATCAGCGAGCCTTTTTTCATAATCCCAGTATCTGTAAAGATAGAGACGTGCGCCGTTCAGGATAAGGGGCCGGTAATCACCGGGCCTTCCCACAACGGGGCTCGCATCGAGAACATTCAGCCAGGTTTCCAGGGGAGGGCACACCAGGGGTTCCGATCCTTGAAGCTCGAAGGCGGTTCCTGCAAGCTCCGACAGATCGATACAGATATGACCCTCGCCTCGATAGCGGCTAACCAGGGATGCGGCTAAGAGGAGCTTCACATCATTCGTTTGGTCAAGCCTTCCGATGAAACGGGCAAACCGGTAA contains:
- the recD gene encoding exodeoxyribonuclease V subunit alpha, whose amino-acid sequence is MNSATIDNLYERQFLSELDYRFARFIGRLDQTNDVKLLLAASLVSRYRGEGHICIDLSELAGTAFELQGSEPLVCPPLETWLNVLDASPVVGRPGDYRPLILNGARLYLYRYWDYEKRLADVLKDLAGNKFEAFDELHMEDSFERIFPRSDSNGETDIDWRKIAAFASLRNGLCVISGGPGTGKTFAVARILALLIEQNRDGQLNIALTAPTGKAAGRLQESIKKAKSGLNCSESVKTSIPDEASTIHRLLGSIPNSPSFRFNEENPLPFDIVIIDEASMVDLALFSRLVQAIRPQSRLILLGDKDQLASVEAGSVLGDICDTGNIHRFSPSFIEDCRRATGEEISDSASGTPKAGMNDCIIQLTKSYRFSTTSGIRAVSQAVNAGNGPQAIDLIRNEKYGDIHWKSLPRPDELPRRLKDWITERYTAYLKASDPMEALDLFNRSRILSALREGPYGVHNLNIAVEHLLQRKGLIDRSGRWYSGRPVMITKNDYNLRLFNGDIGITMMDHEKNEEMRVFFPGLEGSAKSFPPLRLPDHETVYAMTVHKSQGSEFDDVLLVMPDRDTRVMTRELIYTAITRAKERIQIWGKEDIFLSVIQRRIKRSSGLRDALWGEPVV